In a genomic window of Brettanomyces nanus chromosome 1, complete sequence:
- a CDS encoding uncharacterized protein (BUSCO:EOG0934049Y), with protein sequence MRNLRILHRGNLNPKSRTYPDLGVLTASFDVITDSITVVLGSKDADLIEVQQFLKDGSVKLLASFPVKLDDPLVSFAHFSDLSQLVCVFRSGDLITASYLNNLTGEDPDLTTVEIVGSIDAGVLCASWSPDEESLAHLTGEGNVVLLSRMFEPIAETKLLSEDLQMTRQVSLGWGKKETQFRGKGARANDRQRLALKHAGLNLDSETAVLHDPTVKEAVYGTMSPYDNAESSKITWRGDCKYFALNRVDRLPEDDHTMRRVVRVFSRDGKLESSSEPIDGMEGNLSWKPQGAHIASTQRNLETNALNVIFLERNGLQHGHFDTRLACRSEEAEVIDIDWSSNSEVMALQLKNSVQIWTTKNYHWYLKQELVTLNGEAVEFTRFHPENPLRIMVVTRTTVSVIDMAYCIISGPTALPYDVGMTLVTDGTTCMATPLARARVPPPACFREVDVDEVITDMAVSQSNELIAIITNENLYLAHLSLGKVVSPLEIVHKIPKSVFCDIDTDIPREVAIAGNSTVCIICDSHEAAGSVLVQIDISQADSLKVVSSQTSELSVVYVNADSSYQTITYETIDGSVRCLTDGNSLIGKFPQLCSNYAVAEVLNDVTGESQLVLFGITPAGKMFVGSRLLRSGVTSMLVTDSFLLYTTAQHELEFMHLKHNESLLDESKPLEVANFKAEMTTSTDEPIYDERVRMIERGSLLVSAVPSESSVTFQAPRGNLETVYPRIMVLSGVRNDIKNKRYRAAFMTCRTHRIALDILHDYDPELFFSNIEHFVDELGKVEYLDLFLSCLLDENVAETKYKETDANEKKEIVDAQMLEYQQQQQLTEGIKGITIHKKEPDISEKIQKICDAILRVLSTPKYKEDYLQSIITAYACQKPPKTEDALHLIGSLGDSSVIEKCVQHLCFLLDVNMLYNVALSIYDIPLALVVAQQSQKDPKEYLPFLQKLHVQTDERKRFMVDTHLKNYEKALDSLTEITPQQDEGIEKEISEYIVDRQLYKHALHIYRYSPDKFDHVLKSYADFLHSSQKYYEAALAFDKLGQHKSALDDYVMGKKWREALSIALRSEFKEQELDEVANKLVLMLTETHEYASAAYIEFKYLGDIEEALRLYCKDYEFEHAIMMCYEEEKMELIRDIVDPALGEQFGVIAELFADCSSQVHAQLKRLRELREKKQSDPFAFYNGNAENAENSDNVSVAATESTLRSSIFTRYTGKSSSTAKTGASRRTTKNRRREERKRARGKKGTIYEEEYLIRSTGRLVDRLNMNMEDTEKLVAGLVRRSMMEQAHQIQSSFIELLEFVKDHLEEIYHMSDKDRERIDDRGIMYLIPEFPVPKLKEFDNREILEY encoded by the coding sequence ATGAGAAACTTACGGATTCTGCACAGGGGGAATTTGAATCCGAAATCTCGTACCTATCCTGATTTAGGTGTTTTAACTGCTTCATTTGATGTCATTACTGATAGTATAACGGTGGTTCTAGGTTCCAAAGATGCAGATCTGATCGAGGTCCAACAATTTCTCAAGGATGGATCCGTTAAACTTTTAGCGTCTTTTCCTGTTAAGCTCGATGATCCGCTTGTATCCTTTGCACATTTTTCAGATCTCAGCCAGTTGGTTTGTGTGTTCAGATCTGGTGATCTTATCACTGCAAGTTACTTGAATAATTTAACTGGAGAAGACCCTGATCTCACCACTGTGGAGATTGTTGGTTCCATAGATGCAGGAGTCTTGTGTGCTTCCTGGTCACCGGACGAAGAATCACTTGCACATCTAACCGGAGAAGGGAATGTTGTCTTATTATCCAGAATGTTCGAACCCATTGCTGAGACCAAATTACTGTCCGAAGACTTACAAATGACCAGACAGGTTTCTCTTGGCTGGGGAAAAAAGGAGACACAGTTCAGAGGTAAGGGAGCCAGAGCAAATGATCGCCAGAGGTTGGCACTAAAGCATGCTGGCTTAAACTTAGACAGTGAAACTGCCGTCTTACATGATCCTACTGTTAAAGAGGCTGTTTATGGTACTATGTCCCCATACGATAATGCAGAGTCCTCAAAAATCACGTGGCGTGGAGACTGTAAGTATTTTGCATTGAATCGGGTTGATCGGTTGCCTGAGGATGATCACACTATGCGAAGAGTGGTAAGAGTGTTCTCTAGGGACGGTAAATTGGAGTCTTCCTCTGAGCCTATTGACGGCATGGAAGGTAATCTTTCTTGGAAGCCTCAAGGTGCCCACATTGCATCTACTCAAAGAAATTTGGAAACAAATGCCCTAAATGTCATTTTCCTTGAGCGAAATGGTCTTCAGCATGGCCACTTTGACACGAGGCTCGCCTGCCGTTCTGAGGAGGCTGAAGTCATTGACATCGACTGGTCTTCAAATAGCGAAGTAATGGCACTTCAGCTCAAGAACAGTGTCCAGATTTGGACTACTAAAAATTATCATTGGTATTTAAAGCAAGAATTGGTTACTCTTAACGGAGAAGCTGTCGAATTTACCAGATTCCATCCTGAAAACCCGTTGAGAATTATGGTCGTGACTAGAACTACTGTTAGCGTTATTGATATGGCTTACTGTATTATAAGTGGTCCTACTGCGTTGCCATATGATGTTGGTATGACCCTAGTTACCGATGGTACTACCTGTATGGCGACACCTTTGGCCAGGGCCCGTGTTCCTCCTCCTGCATGTTTTAGGGAGGTCGACGTTGACGAAGTTATAACTGATATGGCTGTTTCTCAATCTAACGAACTTATTGCCATAATAACTAATGAGAACCTGTATCTAGCTCACCTCTCCTTGGGTAAGGTTGTCTCTCCCTTGGAAATTGTCCACAAGATTCCCAAATCAGTGTTCTGTGACATAGATACTGATATCCCCAGAGAGGTAGCCATTGCTGGTAATAGCACTGTATGCATTATCTGTGATTCGCATGAAGCAGCAGGGTCTGTGTTAGTACAGATTGATATTTCTCAAGCAGACTCTCTAAAGGTGGtatcttctcaaacttCTGAGCTGAGTGTGGTATACGTGAACGCAGACTCTTCGTATCAAACGATCACCTACGAAACTATTGATGGCTCTGTGAGATGTTTAACTGACGGGAACTCACTCATTGGTAAATTTCCACAACTTTGTTCAAACTATGCTGTGGCAGAAGTCCTAAACGATGTCACTGGGGAATCTCAGTTAGTTTTATTTGGCATTACTCCCGCCGGAAAAATGTTTGTGGGCAGTAGGCTACTACGCTCTGGTGTTACATCGATGCTCGTGACAGACTCTTTCTTGTTATATACCACTGCTCAACATGAACTTGAGTTCATGCATTTGAAGCACAATGAGTCATTGTTGGATGAAAGCAAACCGCTAGAGGTTGCTAACTTCAAAGCCGAGATGACGACCTCTACTGACGAACCTATTTATGACGAGCGTGTGAGGATGATTGAGCGTGGCTCCTTGTTAGTTTCCGCTGTTCCATCTGAATCCTCTGTTACTTTTCAGGCCCCCAGAGGTAATTTGGAGACAGTATACCCACGAATAATGGTGCTCAGTGGTGTGAGaaatgatatcaagaatAAGCGTTATAGAGCGGCCTTCATGACTTGTAGGACGCACAGGATCgctttggatattttgCACGACTACGACCCCGAGCTGTTCTTCTCTAATATTGAACATTTCGTTGACGAATTGGGTAAGGTGGAATACCTGGACTTGTTTTTGTCTTGTTTGTTGGACGAGAATGTGGCAGAGACAAAGTACAAAGAGACCGATGCaaacgagaagaaggaaattGTGGATGCACAAATGCTGGAgtatcaacagcagcagcagcttACTGAAGGTATAAAGGGTATTACTATTCATAAAAAAGAACCGGATATTAGtgagaagatccagaagatcTGTGATGCCATTTTGAGAGTTTTATCAACCCCAAAATATAAGGAGGACTACTTGCAGTCAATAATTACTGCGTATGCATGTCAGAAACCTCCAAAGACTGAGGATGCCTTACATTTGATTGGTTCGCTTGGAGACAGCAGTGTGATTGAAAAGTGTGTTCAGCACCTTTGTTTTTTGTTGGACGTTAACATGTTATACAATGTTGCTCTCAGTATATACGATATTCCCTTGGCCTTGGTAGTTGCACAGCAGTCTCAAAAAGATCCAAAGGAGTATTTGCCGTTCTTGCAGAAATTGCATGTTCAGACAGATGAGAGAAAGCGGTTTATGGTTGATACTCACCTTAAAAATTATGAAAAGGCTCTTGATTCGTTGACTGAGATCACGCCACAGCAAGACGAAGGTATAGAGAAGGAAATTTCGGAGTATATTGTGGATCGTCAATTGTACAAGCATGCATTGCATATCTACAGATACAGTCCCGATAAGTTTGACCATGTCTTGAAGTCCTATGctgattttcttcattcttcCCAGAAGTATTATGAGGCTGCATTGGCTTTCGATAAGTTAGGGCAGCATAAGTCCGCGTTGGATGATTACGTTATGGGTAAGAAGTGGAGAGAAGCTCTTTCTATTGCATTACGTTCCGAGTTCAAAGAGCAAGAATTGGATGAGGTGGCAAATAAGTTGGTGTTAATGCTTACTGAGACTCATGAATATGCTTCTGCAGCTTACATCGAGTTCAAGTATCTTGGAGACATTGAGGAAGCTCTTAGATTGTACTGCAAAGATTATGAGTTCGAGCATGCCATTATGATGTGttatgaagaggagaaaatgGAATTAATCAGAGATATTGTGGATCCTGCGCTAGGCGAACAGTTTGGTGTTATTGCCGAGCTATTTGCAGATTGTAGCAGTCAGGTTCATGCACAGTTGAAAAGGTTGAGAGAGttgagagaaaagaagcagagtGATCCGTTCGCATTCTATAACGGCAACGCTGAGAATGCCGAAAATTCTGATAACGTCTCTGTTGCAGCTACGGAATCGACGCTCCGATCTTCGATATTCACCCGATACACTGGTAAGTCATCAAGTACTGCTAAGACCGgagcttcaagaagaacaaccAAGAATAGAAGGAgagaggagagaaagagagcGCGTGGTAAGAAGGGTACAATCTACGAAGAGGAATATTTGATTAGATCTACGGGCAGACTGGTTGACCGCTTAAATATGAATATGGAAGATACCGAAAAGTTGGTTGCAGGTCTtgtaagaagaagcatgatGGAGCAGGCtcatcaaatccaaagcAGTTTTATAGAGCTTTTGGAGTTTGTTAAGGACCATTTAGAAGAAATCTATCATATGAGTGACAAAGACCGCGAAAGAATCGATGATAGAGGCATAATGTATCTTATTCCTGAGTTCCCCGTTCCcaagttgaaggaattcGACAATAGAGAGATCTTGGAGTACTAA